From a single Gimesia fumaroli genomic region:
- a CDS encoding phytoene desaturase family protein — translation MYDCVIIGAGHNGLVCAHQLAQQGWKVLVLERRDLVGGACVTEELWPGFKVSTASYLVSLLLPEVEQEMQLARYGYRVLPRNPSSFTPLPNGKSLLLGPDLKQNQEQIAQFSQHDAEQYPRYEAMLEKIAECLEPALMQTPPDILPLPATWRSIGLGKKIRDTKTAYHLHQSLKRLGETIPEAIELLTGPALPILNRWFESDILKATLATDAIIGTFQPPSAPGTAYVLLHHVMGSAGGARGVWGYVEGGMGALSQAMAKSVEAAGVEIRTGVSVEEILIQEQKTTGVRLASGEAIASRAVASNADAHVTFEKLIPAGTLPDPFAQAVSRIDFSSASMKINVAVSELPDFTCLPGNKEPGPQHRGTIHIGATCEEIERAYDDAKYGHPSQKPIIEMTIPSAVDQTLAPPGQHILSLFVQYAPYQLAKGNWDEIKEEFADRCINRIAELAPNVPASVLHRQVLSPLDLERTFSLTGGNIFQGAMPAHQLYNMRPVPGWSDYRTPVKGLYLCGSAAHPGGGVMGACGRNAAREMLRDGKP, via the coding sequence ATGTACGACTGTGTGATTATCGGAGCAGGGCACAACGGCCTCGTTTGTGCCCATCAACTGGCGCAGCAGGGATGGAAGGTCCTGGTTCTGGAACGCCGCGATCTGGTCGGTGGCGCCTGCGTAACGGAAGAACTCTGGCCCGGCTTCAAAGTCTCAACTGCCTCGTACCTGGTGAGTCTGCTTCTCCCGGAAGTAGAACAGGAAATGCAGCTGGCCCGCTATGGCTATCGCGTGTTGCCACGTAATCCAAGTTCTTTCACTCCGCTCCCCAATGGTAAATCATTACTCCTCGGCCCTGATCTCAAACAGAATCAGGAACAGATCGCCCAGTTCAGCCAGCACGACGCAGAACAATATCCCCGCTACGAAGCCATGCTGGAAAAAATCGCCGAATGCCTGGAACCGGCGCTGATGCAGACGCCCCCTGACATTTTGCCCCTGCCTGCTACCTGGCGTTCCATTGGACTGGGTAAAAAAATCCGTGATACCAAAACCGCCTACCACCTGCATCAAAGCTTGAAGCGACTGGGCGAAACCATTCCTGAAGCCATCGAACTCCTCACCGGTCCGGCTCTGCCGATTCTGAATCGCTGGTTTGAATCGGACATCCTCAAAGCGACCTTGGCGACCGATGCGATCATCGGCACATTTCAGCCGCCATCTGCTCCCGGAACCGCGTATGTCCTGCTGCATCATGTCATGGGCTCGGCGGGAGGAGCACGTGGCGTCTGGGGATACGTCGAAGGAGGCATGGGGGCGCTCAGCCAGGCGATGGCGAAGTCCGTCGAAGCGGCCGGCGTCGAGATCCGTACCGGCGTTTCCGTTGAAGAAATCCTGATCCAGGAACAGAAAACCACCGGCGTCCGGCTCGCCAGTGGAGAGGCGATCGCCTCTCGCGCGGTCGCTTCCAATGCCGACGCACATGTGACATTCGAAAAACTGATCCCCGCGGGAACATTGCCGGATCCGTTTGCGCAGGCCGTCAGTCGCATCGATTTTAGCAGCGCCAGCATGAAGATCAACGTTGCCGTCAGCGAGCTTCCCGACTTCACCTGCCTGCCAGGAAACAAAGAACCCGGCCCGCAACATCGGGGCACCATTCACATCGGCGCGACTTGCGAAGAAATCGAACGCGCGTACGATGATGCCAAGTATGGTCATCCCTCCCAGAAGCCGATCATCGAAATGACTATTCCCAGTGCCGTCGATCAAACACTGGCCCCTCCTGGCCAGCATATCCTCTCCCTCTTCGTGCAATATGCACCGTACCAGTTGGCTAAAGGGAACTGGGATGAGATCAAAGAAGAATTCGCTGACCGCTGTATCAATCGGATCGCCGAGCTGGCACCGAATGTTCCCGCGTCGGTCTTGCACCGACAGGTCCTTTCGCCCCTGGATCTGGAACGGACTTTCAGTCTGACCGGTGGCAACATTTTCCAGGGGGCCATGCCCGCGCACCAGTTGTACAACATGCGACCGGTTCCCGGCTGGAGCGATTATCGTACCCCCGTAAAAGGACTCTACCTCTGTGGGAGTGCCGCGCATCCGGGCGGCGGGGTAATGGGTGCCTGCGGTCGCAACGCGGCTCGCGAAATGCTCCGCGACGGAAAACCTTAA
- a CDS encoding linear amide C-N hydrolase yields MKRFITSCMILTLFSVSVFTPSSTSACTGITIKPKDGSVVFGRTLEFAENLQSNIIVIPRNRPNSGTAPGQKQGLQWNSQYAMVGMNAFNLPIIADGMNERGLHVGIFYFPDYAKYQAVSDQEVSKTISPMEVPLYLLGTCATVDEVTKRIQQIKVGNVVMQQMGGVPPFHYIASDASGKSVVLEYVDGKLNIHQNPLGVFTNSPTFDWHMTNLGNYVNLLTNNISEIKVQGQTIKGLGQGSGMLGLPGDFTPPSRFVRAVAFSASVFPVDTAREGVLQVFHVLNQFDIPKGAARGDENGKTTADYTEWTSVSDLKNRRYYFRTYDDSTIRMVNLNSLNLDGNQIQTISIQGEEQIIDVTGCAR; encoded by the coding sequence TTGAAACGATTTATTACATCCTGCATGATTCTGACCCTGTTCTCAGTTTCCGTATTCACTCCATCCAGCACATCCGCCTGTACAGGAATCACCATCAAACCGAAAGACGGATCTGTCGTTTTCGGCCGCACACTGGAATTCGCTGAGAACCTGCAGTCCAATATCATCGTCATCCCACGGAACAGACCAAACAGCGGAACAGCCCCCGGTCAGAAACAGGGGCTGCAATGGAATTCTCAATATGCCATGGTTGGCATGAACGCCTTTAATCTGCCGATTATTGCCGATGGCATGAATGAACGTGGCCTGCACGTCGGCATCTTTTACTTTCCGGATTACGCCAAATATCAGGCGGTCAGCGATCAGGAAGTCAGCAAAACGATCAGCCCGATGGAAGTCCCCCTGTATCTGCTCGGCACCTGCGCCACTGTCGATGAAGTGACAAAACGGATTCAGCAAATCAAAGTCGGCAACGTCGTCATGCAGCAAATGGGAGGCGTACCGCCGTTTCATTACATCGCCTCCGATGCCAGCGGAAAATCGGTCGTGCTGGAATATGTTGATGGAAAATTGAACATTCATCAGAACCCGCTTGGCGTGTTTACCAACTCGCCTACTTTCGACTGGCACATGACCAATCTCGGTAACTACGTGAACCTGCTCACTAACAACATTTCCGAAATTAAAGTCCAGGGACAAACCATCAAAGGACTCGGGCAGGGAAGCGGCATGCTGGGTCTCCCCGGCGACTTCACGCCTCCATCGCGATTCGTCCGTGCGGTTGCTTTTTCAGCAAGCGTGTTTCCCGTTGATACAGCCCGGGAAGGCGTTCTGCAGGTCTTCCATGTTCTCAATCAGTTCGATATTCCCAAGGGAGCCGCCCGCGGAGATGAAAACGGCAAAACGACCGCCGACTACACCGAGTGGACCAGCGTCTCTGATCTCAAGAATCGACGTTACTACTTCCGCACTTATGACGACAGCACCATCCGCATGGTCAACTTGAACAGCCTCAACCTGGACGGCAATCAGATTCAAACGATTTCCATTCAAGGGGAAGAGCAAATTATCGACGTCACCGGATGCGCCCGATAA
- a CDS encoding sialidase family protein yields the protein MRRIPLRPVNLFALFFVPFLVSIDVSQAADLQKTTLFNARDGKYHHYRIPGIIASKQGTLLAYCEARITSGDWANIDILLRRSTDGGKTWLPVQMIHDAKEETVNNVVAFSDDQTGQVHLLYCENYSRCFYISSNDDGKTFSPRVEITSVFNQFKKEYDWNVIATGPGHGIQLQNGRLLVPVWLSTGGKKHRPSCVSTIFSDDHGKTWQRGEIIVKQGDQVAGETIVNPSETVAVQLFNNKVLVNIRTESKPHRRLVAVSENGATNWTDKHFDDQLKEPVCMASILRVPASKAQPKNAIVFANPDNLENKTKRRKPNRDRKNLTLQVSFDDCQTWISKQVLEPGISGYSDLAALPDGTIFCFYEDGGFKNNGYDTTALTVAKFPLKWIIQD from the coding sequence ATGCGACGAATTCCCCTGCGCCCGGTGAACCTGTTTGCTCTGTTTTTTGTGCCGTTTCTGGTGAGTATCGACGTCAGTCAGGCCGCCGACCTCCAGAAAACCACGCTCTTTAACGCCCGGGATGGCAAATACCATCATTACCGCATCCCCGGCATCATCGCTTCGAAACAGGGCACACTGCTCGCCTACTGTGAAGCCCGTATCACATCCGGCGACTGGGCGAACATCGATATTCTGCTGCGCCGCAGCACCGATGGCGGCAAGACCTGGCTCCCCGTGCAAATGATTCATGATGCCAAAGAGGAGACCGTCAATAACGTCGTCGCCTTCTCTGACGATCAAACCGGTCAGGTACATCTGTTGTATTGCGAAAACTACAGCCGCTGCTTCTACATCAGCAGCAACGACGACGGCAAAACCTTCAGCCCCCGCGTTGAAATCACCAGCGTCTTCAACCAGTTCAAAAAGGAATACGACTGGAATGTGATCGCCACCGGTCCCGGACACGGCATTCAATTGCAGAACGGTAGACTGCTCGTCCCCGTCTGGCTTTCCACCGGCGGTAAGAAACATCGCCCCTCCTGCGTCTCCACCATCTTCAGCGACGATCACGGCAAAACCTGGCAACGCGGCGAGATCATCGTCAAGCAGGGAGACCAAGTCGCCGGTGAAACGATTGTGAACCCGAGCGAAACGGTTGCCGTCCAGCTCTTCAACAACAAAGTCCTCGTCAACATCCGCACGGAGTCCAAGCCCCACCGGCGTTTGGTCGCTGTCAGCGAGAACGGCGCGACCAACTGGACCGACAAACATTTTGACGATCAACTCAAAGAACCGGTCTGCATGGCCAGCATTCTCCGAGTCCCCGCCAGCAAAGCGCAACCGAAAAACGCCATTGTCTTTGCGAACCCGGACAACCTCGAAAACAAAACCAAACGCCGCAAGCCTAACCGGGACCGTAAAAACCTGACGCTGCAAGTCAGCTTCGATGACTGCCAAACCTGGATCAGTAAACAGGTTCTCGAACCCGGCATCAGCGGCTACAGCGATCTCGCGGCCCTCCCTGACGGCACCATTTTCTGTTTCTACGAAGATGGGGGCTTCAAAAACAACGGTTACGACACAACCGCCTTGACAGTCGCGAAATTTCCATTGAAATGGATTATACAGGATTGA
- a CDS encoding sulfatase family protein, producing MRLMTLICLLFLSILTPVSAADLKLEKIEGAKPRNVVFILSDDHRYDVMGFAGHPWVETPAMDGLAKDGVYFKNAMVTTSLCSPSRASILTGQYMHNHGVVDNNVSAKPGTIFFPQYLQAAGYQTGFFGKWHMGGHSDDPRPGFDKWVSFRGQGHYYPPKHLKKWSLNVDGKSVPQKGYITDELTDYAINWLNKSVKPADKPFFMYLSHKGVHGMFHPAERHAGRYKDKAMPIPKTMANTSDNYWNKPMWLKNQRNSWHGVDFAYHQDTNIEEHYRLYCEALLSVDESIARVRKWLDENGYGENTMILYMGDNGFQWGEHGLIDKRTAYEASIRVPLVGVCPGLWKPGTVVNEVVANIDIAPTILAAAGLKTPSQMDGQSFLQLAAGNLPASQWRQNSLYEYYWEYNFPQTPTTFALRTPRYKFIQYHGIWDLDELYDMQEDPHEEHNLIFEKDQQARIKKMRADLHAILEKSNANQVPFSHKRRMGANLRLKNGASPADFPPQLMREKNAKE from the coding sequence ATGCGACTGATGACACTGATCTGCTTACTGTTCCTGTCAATTCTGACTCCGGTTTCCGCTGCCGATTTGAAACTGGAAAAGATCGAAGGTGCGAAACCCAGGAATGTGGTTTTCATTCTCTCGGATGACCATCGCTATGACGTGATGGGATTTGCGGGTCATCCCTGGGTGGAAACGCCGGCGATGGATGGTCTGGCTAAGGACGGCGTATATTTCAAAAATGCGATGGTCACGACGTCGCTCTGTTCACCGAGCCGGGCTTCAATTCTGACCGGCCAGTATATGCACAATCATGGTGTGGTTGATAATAACGTGTCTGCCAAACCGGGTACGATCTTCTTCCCACAGTACCTGCAGGCGGCCGGTTACCAGACCGGTTTCTTTGGAAAATGGCATATGGGCGGTCACTCGGATGATCCGCGGCCCGGCTTTGACAAGTGGGTCTCATTTCGCGGACAGGGGCACTACTATCCGCCGAAACATTTGAAGAAATGGTCGCTCAATGTTGACGGGAAATCGGTGCCTCAAAAAGGCTATATCACCGATGAACTGACAGACTATGCCATTAATTGGTTGAACAAGAGTGTGAAACCGGCCGACAAGCCGTTCTTCATGTATCTGTCGCACAAAGGGGTGCACGGCATGTTCCATCCCGCCGAGCGACACGCAGGGCGTTATAAAGACAAAGCGATGCCGATTCCGAAGACGATGGCGAATACCTCGGACAATTACTGGAACAAGCCGATGTGGCTGAAAAACCAGCGTAACAGCTGGCACGGCGTTGATTTTGCCTATCATCAGGATACGAATATTGAAGAACATTACCGATTGTATTGTGAAGCCTTGCTGAGTGTGGACGAATCGATTGCCCGCGTGCGGAAATGGCTGGATGAGAATGGCTATGGCGAGAATACTATGATTCTGTATATGGGCGATAACGGATTCCAGTGGGGCGAGCACGGTCTGATTGACAAGCGGACTGCTTATGAAGCATCGATCCGGGTGCCTCTAGTGGGAGTCTGCCCCGGTCTCTGGAAACCAGGAACTGTGGTGAATGAAGTCGTCGCGAATATTGATATTGCACCCACGATTCTGGCGGCGGCGGGATTGAAGACGCCGTCTCAAATGGACGGCCAAAGTTTCTTGCAACTGGCGGCAGGTAATCTTCCCGCTTCCCAATGGCGGCAGAACAGCCTTTATGAATACTACTGGGAATATAACTTCCCGCAGACGCCGACGACGTTTGCATTGCGTACGCCGCGATATAAGTTTATCCAATATCACGGCATCTGGGATCTCGACGAATTGTATGACATGCAAGAGGACCCACACGAAGAACACAACCTGATTTTCGAGAAAGATCAACAGGCACGTATTAAAAAAATGCGGGCCGATCTGCACGCGATCCTGGAAAAGTCCAATGCCAACCAGGTTCCCTTTAGCCATAAACGCCGAATGGGCGCGAATCTGCGACTGAAAAACGGAGCGAGCCCGGCTGACTTTCCGCCTCAATTGATGCGGGAAAAGAATGCGAAAGAGTAA
- a CDS encoding GntR family transcriptional regulator, with product MKPAIIDLADRIQSDIQKRKLKPGDPYFTTSETARSFQVSGTTANRALQLLTQRRVLVRKQRAGTFIAEPESSGSTSTLQRVHLVVHQKFLEREGLLADGILIGLQKELPDTELQFNFLPHREEEEYVNEVVHRALKSSETEGFVLQRASVGVQRILEESGLPTVVNGVLQPSITGLAQIDRDQSQIGRLLFQELHRQKCQRVLVVLRDQVTSGDHVMLDAVQREMSQSGFGLDQLMVRCLPADDRAIQISALDVLKQSTGKLGILCRSEPAARAIAAKLEEITLPKSKRPALVVADRFARDATPCPFPHIRAALSPVEYGQKIGSMLIRQVKGESAESLYERVEVELVIL from the coding sequence ATGAAACCAGCGATTATCGATCTGGCCGACCGGATTCAGTCGGACATTCAGAAACGCAAATTAAAACCGGGCGATCCCTATTTCACAACGAGTGAGACCGCGCGATCATTCCAGGTGAGCGGCACGACGGCGAATCGGGCGTTGCAGTTACTCACACAGCGAAGGGTACTGGTGCGGAAGCAACGCGCGGGCACGTTTATCGCCGAGCCGGAATCGAGCGGGTCAACGTCGACGTTACAGCGCGTGCATCTGGTGGTGCATCAAAAGTTTCTGGAACGGGAAGGTCTGCTGGCCGATGGGATTCTGATTGGCCTGCAGAAGGAACTGCCTGACACTGAGCTGCAGTTTAATTTTCTACCCCACCGGGAAGAAGAAGAGTATGTCAATGAAGTGGTACATCGCGCACTCAAATCGAGCGAGACAGAGGGCTTTGTTTTGCAGCGTGCTTCCGTAGGCGTGCAACGGATACTGGAAGAGAGCGGCTTGCCCACGGTGGTCAATGGCGTATTGCAGCCATCGATTACTGGGCTGGCGCAGATTGACAGGGATCAGAGTCAGATTGGCCGTCTGTTATTTCAGGAATTGCACCGACAGAAATGTCAGCGAGTGCTGGTTGTCTTGCGCGATCAGGTGACGTCCGGCGATCATGTCATGTTAGATGCTGTGCAACGCGAGATGAGCCAGTCGGGCTTCGGGCTAGATCAGTTGATGGTGCGATGTCTGCCCGCCGACGATCGGGCGATTCAGATTTCAGCGCTGGATGTGCTGAAGCAGTCAACCGGGAAACTGGGGATACTCTGTCGATCCGAACCGGCAGCGCGGGCGATTGCCGCGAAGCTTGAGGAAATCACGTTACCGAAATCAAAACGCCCTGCTCTAGTGGTGGCGGATCGATTCGCGCGTGATGCGACCCCTTGCCCGTTTCCTCATATTCGCGCGGCATTATCGCCGGTGGAATATGGACAGAAAATCGGCTCCATGCTGATCCGCCAGGTGAAAGGAGAATCAGCAGAGAGCCTGTATGAACGCGTGGAAGTCGAACTGGTCATCCTTTGA
- a CDS encoding FAD-dependent oxidoreductase, with translation MPRNLILALVYVLLLISQPLTAAEPDHRADICIYGGTSGGVVAAVKAARLGKTAILIEPGQHLGGMSSGGLSYSDMGKAATVAGMAREFYQRIGKKYNKPLETQLEPHVAEQVFEEMIKEAGVTVIKGEPLQKVVKQGPTIVELITDKGTRIAAKMFIDTTYEGDLLAAAGVSYSLTREPNSQYNETLNGIQLYEIPNVKFGKVDKIGRRKDRRGLWDRAIPLDPYRIPGKPESGLLPLIEAGELGTIGEAAPGVQAYCFRLCVTDQPENRIRIAPPANYDPARYEIVARYIAACQKAGDDMDLRWFTKHDALPNGKFDFNTAYFGLNYVGGNKDYSEASHAERQKIIKEHENYARGLFHFLKTDERVPEKVREQVSKYGLCKDEFIDNGGWPHQLYIRESRRMISDLVMTEHHCRHKEVAPKSVGLASYGIDIHEIRRIAHNGVMVREGKLLGHTGTRGPYPIGFDAIVPKASECDNLLVTFAISASHVAFGSTRMEPVLMILSQSAATAASQAIDTGCKIQDVNYQRLRTKLLADGQLLDWPSPAERGLPPARTIINADQLPGIVLDDTDAEFTGDWSESNGQPSPIGKSYSHDKNKDRGKKTARFTPNIKQSGDYEVRLLYTWHPNRASNVPVTIQSADGEQTVTVNQRKPALIKQVPVSLGVFRFEANQLASITISNRGADGYVVVDGLQLLPVKLAKEERAGKRKSGFPQLTMEAKPKFRQPGHEQARQIAFSPLAEKTIPRTPGESTRHSDEPVQLAQATEPDAVDGKMYDVVVVGGTGGGIAAAVRAAREGCSVLLVQHNGHIGGMMTNGLMQWDALYGGPRSPLFSELLENIENYYINTFGRDSRDHQIIRYTHEKYPIGWVEPHVAEREYNRLVSREKNITLLLDHCPSAVTREGSLIKNVSLCRYGTSETIRVNGTTFVDATYEGDLFALADVPYRVGREAREEFNEPHAGKVFVNIDGHRPESVVKDGLNIRVYGARQGSVDPTSPFSADRAVQAYNYRFCVTSDPANRLPIPQPASYDRADYLDFHRRYIPARQGPNHKSHVNSPIMPGQNHDYPEADWPTREKIIQQHLDFGLGLMWFLQHDESIPEAKRKEYLKWGLPKDEYADYGHVPYEMYVRETRRIVGRHVFNENDGMLTSDYRRTPIHPDSIAVTDWYMDSHSCTTDSRPGFKYDGKLILTEQSRPSQIPYRALLPQGVDNLLVPVCLSATHIAWGAIRLEPVFLQTGEAAGYAAALARQQSTTPADLDPDLLVKTLVQQRQLVSFFNDLKVNNSNPAIPAAQYFATKGFFNDYNTRLNEPLTQSVRAAWEAGLKQLEQGTLNPHQLAAEVQQAEIQKSPALKENRGEFLLRAWNRIQN, from the coding sequence ATGCCTCGCAACCTCATTCTCGCCCTCGTTTATGTTCTGCTGTTGATCTCGCAACCTCTGACGGCAGCCGAACCGGACCACCGTGCTGACATCTGCATCTACGGCGGCACCTCGGGGGGCGTCGTCGCCGCCGTCAAAGCAGCCCGGCTTGGGAAAACGGCCATTCTCATCGAACCCGGCCAACACCTGGGCGGCATGAGTTCGGGCGGCCTCAGTTATTCCGACATGGGCAAAGCCGCCACCGTCGCCGGCATGGCCCGCGAGTTCTATCAACGGATCGGTAAAAAATACAACAAGCCGCTGGAGACACAACTCGAACCTCACGTTGCCGAACAGGTCTTCGAAGAAATGATCAAAGAAGCCGGCGTCACCGTCATCAAAGGCGAACCGCTGCAAAAGGTCGTCAAGCAGGGCCCCACCATCGTCGAACTGATCACCGACAAGGGCACCCGCATCGCCGCGAAGATGTTTATCGACACCACCTATGAAGGTGATCTGCTGGCTGCCGCCGGCGTTTCCTATTCGCTGACGCGTGAACCCAATTCCCAATACAACGAAACTCTGAACGGCATCCAGCTCTATGAAATTCCGAATGTGAAGTTCGGAAAGGTCGACAAAATCGGCCGCCGCAAAGACCGCCGCGGCTTGTGGGACCGTGCGATTCCCCTCGACCCCTATCGCATTCCCGGCAAGCCCGAAAGCGGCCTGCTTCCGCTGATCGAAGCAGGGGAGCTGGGCACCATCGGTGAAGCGGCGCCTGGCGTGCAGGCGTACTGCTTCCGGCTCTGCGTCACCGATCAACCGGAAAATCGAATCCGGATCGCACCGCCGGCCAACTATGACCCGGCCCGCTATGAAATCGTCGCCCGCTACATCGCCGCCTGCCAGAAAGCGGGCGACGACATGGACCTCCGCTGGTTCACCAAACACGATGCCCTCCCCAACGGCAAATTCGATTTCAACACCGCCTACTTCGGCCTGAACTATGTCGGCGGCAATAAAGATTACAGCGAAGCTTCTCACGCCGAGCGGCAGAAGATTATCAAAGAACACGAAAACTACGCCCGCGGCCTGTTTCATTTCCTCAAGACCGACGAACGCGTTCCCGAAAAAGTTCGCGAACAAGTCAGCAAATACGGCCTCTGCAAAGACGAATTCATCGATAACGGCGGCTGGCCGCACCAGCTGTATATTCGCGAATCGCGGCGGATGATTTCCGATCTCGTGATGACCGAACATCACTGTCGGCACAAAGAGGTTGCCCCCAAATCGGTGGGTCTCGCCTCCTACGGCATCGACATTCACGAAATCCGCCGCATCGCCCATAACGGCGTCATGGTTCGCGAAGGCAAGCTCCTCGGTCACACCGGCACCCGCGGCCCCTATCCCATCGGCTTTGATGCCATCGTTCCCAAAGCTTCCGAGTGCGATAACCTGCTGGTCACCTTCGCGATTTCGGCCAGTCACGTCGCGTTCGGATCCACCCGCATGGAACCGGTGCTGATGATTCTCAGCCAGTCCGCCGCCACCGCCGCCAGTCAGGCCATTGACACCGGTTGCAAGATTCAGGACGTCAACTATCAGCGACTCCGCACCAAACTGCTCGCCGACGGTCAACTGCTCGACTGGCCGTCCCCCGCAGAACGAGGTCTGCCCCCCGCACGCACCATCATCAACGCCGATCAATTGCCGGGAATTGTCCTCGACGATACAGACGCCGAATTCACAGGCGACTGGAGCGAAAGCAACGGCCAACCTTCGCCGATCGGCAAGAGTTATTCGCACGACAAAAACAAAGACCGCGGCAAGAAAACAGCCCGCTTCACTCCCAACATTAAGCAGTCCGGCGACTACGAAGTCCGCCTGCTTTATACCTGGCATCCCAACCGTGCCAGCAATGTCCCCGTCACCATTCAAAGTGCCGACGGCGAGCAAACCGTGACCGTCAATCAGCGAAAACCGGCTTTGATCAAACAGGTTCCCGTCTCGCTGGGCGTGTTTCGTTTTGAAGCGAATCAGTTGGCCTCCATTACCATTTCCAACCGGGGAGCCGATGGCTATGTCGTCGTCGATGGTCTGCAACTGCTGCCGGTCAAACTGGCAAAGGAAGAACGCGCGGGAAAACGAAAATCCGGATTTCCTCAACTCACGATGGAAGCCAAACCGAAATTTCGTCAGCCGGGCCACGAACAGGCACGCCAGATCGCCTTTTCGCCACTGGCTGAGAAAACGATTCCCCGCACACCCGGCGAATCGACGCGGCATTCCGACGAACCGGTGCAGCTCGCACAGGCAACAGAGCCCGATGCCGTCGATGGAAAAATGTATGACGTCGTCGTGGTCGGCGGAACCGGTGGCGGGATCGCTGCGGCTGTCCGTGCGGCCCGGGAAGGGTGCTCGGTTCTGCTGGTGCAACACAACGGACACATCGGCGGCATGATGACCAACGGCCTGATGCAGTGGGACGCCCTTTACGGCGGTCCCCGTTCGCCCCTCTTCAGCGAGCTGCTGGAAAACATTGAAAACTATTACATCAACACGTTCGGCCGTGACTCGCGCGACCATCAGATCATTCGCTATACGCACGAAAAATATCCCATCGGCTGGGTCGAGCCGCATGTTGCCGAACGCGAATACAATCGCCTCGTCTCCCGCGAAAAGAACATCACGCTGCTCCTCGATCATTGCCCGAGCGCCGTCACTCGCGAAGGTTCGCTGATCAAAAATGTGTCCCTCTGTCGCTACGGCACATCCGAAACGATCCGCGTCAACGGTACTACGTTTGTCGATGCGACCTACGAAGGCGATCTGTTCGCGCTGGCCGATGTTCCTTATCGCGTCGGTCGCGAAGCTCGCGAGGAATTTAACGAACCGCACGCTGGCAAAGTCTTCGTCAACATCGACGGACATCGCCCCGAAAGCGTCGTCAAAGACGGGCTCAACATTCGCGTCTACGGAGCAAGGCAGGGGAGCGTCGATCCGACCAGCCCCTTCAGTGCCGATCGTGCAGTCCAGGCTTATAACTACCGATTCTGTGTGACCTCCGATCCCGCGAACCGACTGCCGATTCCCCAACCGGCCAGCTACGATCGCGCGGATTATCTCGACTTCCATCGCCGCTACATCCCGGCGAGGCAGGGGCCGAATCATAAATCGCACGTCAACAGCCCGATCATGCCGGGACAGAATCACGACTATCCCGAGGCTGACTGGCCCACGCGCGAGAAGATCATTCAGCAACATCTGGACTTTGGTCTGGGGCTGATGTGGTTCCTGCAGCACGATGAATCGATTCCTGAAGCCAAACGCAAAGAGTACCTCAAGTGGGGCCTGCCGAAAGATGAATACGCCGACTATGGTCACGTTCCCTATGAAATGTACGTCCGCGAAACCCGGCGGATTGTGGGGCGGCACGTCTTCAACGAAAACGACGGCATGCTCACCAGCGATTACCGCCGGACGCCGATTCACCCCGACAGCATCGCGGTGACCGACTGGTATATGGACTCGCATTCCTGCACGACCGACAGCCGCCCCGGCTTCAAATATGACGGCAAATTGATTCTGACCGAACAATCCCGCCCGTCGCAGATTCCCTATCGCGCGCTGCTGCCGCAAGGCGTGGATAATTTGCTCGTCCCCGTTTGTCTTTCCGCCACACACATCGCCTGGGGCGCGATCCGACTCGAACCGGTCTTCCTGCAAACGGGTGAAGCCGCCGGTTACGCCGCCGCTCTGGCCAGACAACAGTCGACGACACCCGCCGACCTCGATCCTGATTTGCTCGTGAAAACGCTGGTCCAACAGCGCCAACTGGTCAGCTTCTTCAACGATCTGAAAGTCAACAATTCGAACCCGGCGATCCCCGCCGCCCAGTACTTTGCCACCAAAGGCTTCTTCAACGACTATAACACTCGCCTGAATGAACCACTGACGCAATCGGTCCGCGCCGCATGGGAAGCAGGCCTGAAACAACTGGAGCAGGGGACGCTGAATCCGCACCAACTCGCGGCCGAAGTTCAGCAAGCCGAGATACAGAAATCGCCGGCACTCAAAGAAAACCGCGGCGAGTTTCTCCTGCGGGCGTGGAACCGAATTCAAAATTAA